The Thermodesulfovibrionia bacterium genome includes a window with the following:
- a CDS encoding sugar phosphate nucleotidyltransferase: MKAVILAGGKGTRLAPYTTVFPKPLLPIGDTPILEIILRQLKHYGFSEAILACGYLAELIQAYFMNNQLSKELTIRYHRENKPLGTAGALATIEGLDSSFLVMNGDILTSLDYSKLIQYHKEKDAALTIAIAKKSVKIDLGVLHLDNGNRIIGYDEKPVKEFPVSTGIYVYGPRALDFIEPNTYLDLPTLVLRLIEAKELVIGFPSDAFWLDMGNKDDYEKAVQEFEQNKSSFLPSK, from the coding sequence ATGAAAGCAGTAATATTAGCAGGCGGTAAAGGAACAAGGTTAGCTCCATATACAACAGTTTTTCCAAAACCGCTTCTGCCTATCGGGGATACACCTATTCTGGAGATAATCCTCCGACAACTAAAACACTACGGTTTTTCAGAGGCAATTCTTGCATGTGGGTATCTTGCGGAATTAATTCAGGCCTATTTCATGAACAACCAGCTTTCCAAAGAACTTACCATCAGATATCATAGAGAAAATAAGCCCTTAGGCACTGCTGGTGCATTAGCTACTATTGAGGGTCTTGATAGTTCCTTTCTTGTTATGAACGGGGACATACTTACATCTCTTGATTATTCTAAATTGATTCAGTACCACAAAGAGAAAGACGCTGCACTTACAATTGCCATCGCAAAAAAAAGTGTAAAGATAGACCTGGGTGTTTTACACTTGGATAACGGCAACAGGATCATTGGCTATGATGAGAAACCAGTAAAAGAATTTCCAGTCAGTACCGGAATATATGTCTACGGGCCCCGTGCATTAGACTTTATTGAACCCAATACATACTTGGATCTTCCAACACTTGTTCTAAGGCTGATCGAGGCTAAAGAACTGGTTATAGGCTTCCCCTCAGATGCCTTCTGGCTTGATATGGGGAATAAAGATGATTATGAAAAAGCCGTCCAGGAGTTTGAACAAAACAAATCCTCTTTCCTCCCTTCTAAGTAA
- a CDS encoding SDR family NAD(P)-dependent oxidoreductase has protein sequence MKWQNKKVLVTGAGGFIGGHLTEKLVKLGASVTAFIRYNSRGSHGSLELLSNDIRSQIKVVMGDLKDPDAVQKVVRSQEIVFHLAALIGIPYSYVHPIDYVQTNVLGTSYLVNACLSENIEKFIHTSTSEVYGTARYVPIDEEHPLQGQSPYSASKIAADKLVESYYCAFKFPAAIIRPFNTYGPRQPSRAVIPTIISQALKSDTIKLGALSPTRDLNYVEDTVNGFLKVAEIPESVGEVINIGSSREISIGDLAKKIFYLLDKSPRLITEEERLRPEKSEVERLMANTDKAKKILEWTPQVSLDEGLKQTIEWIKQNLSFYSTDTYHV, from the coding sequence ATGAAATGGCAAAATAAAAAAGTTTTAGTAACAGGGGCCGGCGGGTTTATTGGAGGTCATCTTACTGAAAAACTGGTAAAGCTTGGCGCTTCTGTAACCGCTTTTATCCGTTATAACTCCAGAGGCAGCCACGGTTCACTCGAACTCCTTTCCAATGATATCAGGTCACAAATAAAAGTTGTGATGGGTGACCTTAAAGACCCTGACGCAGTTCAAAAAGTTGTCAGAAGCCAAGAGATTGTATTTCATCTTGCTGCCTTGATCGGGATACCTTATAGCTATGTACACCCTATAGATTATGTTCAGACAAATGTTCTTGGTACATCTTATCTGGTTAATGCGTGTCTCTCAGAAAATATTGAAAAATTCATTCATACTTCCACCAGCGAAGTTTACGGCACTGCCAGATACGTTCCTATTGATGAAGAACATCCATTACAGGGGCAGTCTCCATACTCTGCCAGCAAAATCGCAGCAGACAAACTGGTCGAAAGCTACTATTGTGCATTTAAATTTCCAGCTGCAATAATCAGGCCTTTTAATACTTATGGTCCCAGGCAGCCCTCAAGAGCTGTGATACCAACCATTATTTCACAGGCACTAAAATCCGATACAATCAAGCTTGGAGCACTCAGCCCGACAAGAGACCTTAATTACGTAGAAGATACAGTTAATGGATTTTTAAAAGTTGCAGAAATACCTGAGTCTGTTGGTGAGGTAATAAATATAGGTTCATCTCGTGAAATTTCAATTGGAGACCTAGCAAAGAAAATATTTTATCTTCTCGATAAATCTCCCCGGCTCATAACCGAGGAGGAGAGGCTCAGGCCTGAAAAAAGTGAAGTTGAACGATTAATGGCCAATACTGATAAGGCAAAGAAAATTCTTGAATGGACTCCACAAGTAAGCCTGGATGAAGGACTTAAGCAAACTATAGAGTGGATTAAGCAAAACCTGAGTTTCTACAGCACTGATACATACCATGTTTAG
- a CDS encoding SIS domain-containing protein: protein MNKVISVQYIDQLKELLDVFPHDKFAEIAQILLSAYDEGRQIFIMGNGGSGSTASHFVCDINKGSCLELKKKFKVICLNDNLPTILAYANDLSYNDIFVEQLKNFFNPGDIVIGISGSGNSQNVLIAIAYANKNGARTIGLSGFDGGKLAKIVDVPLVAAINDMQKVEDVHLIVVHMLMQYLCRVLHIR, encoded by the coding sequence ATGAATAAGGTAATAAGTGTTCAATACATTGATCAGCTAAAGGAACTTTTAGATGTCTTCCCCCATGATAAATTTGCAGAGATTGCCCAGATACTTCTTTCTGCTTATGATGAGGGCAGGCAGATTTTTATTATGGGGAACGGCGGGAGCGGTTCGACAGCATCCCACTTTGTTTGCGACATAAACAAAGGCAGCTGCCTTGAACTTAAGAAGAAATTCAAGGTTATCTGTCTTAATGATAATCTTCCGACCATTCTTGCTTATGCTAATGATCTTTCCTACAACGATATTTTTGTAGAACAGTTGAAGAATTTTTTTAATCCTGGAGATATTGTTATTGGTATTTCCGGAAGCGGTAATTCCCAGAATGTGCTTATTGCAATTGCATATGCAAATAAAAACGGCGCCAGGACAATTGGCTTATCAGGTTTTGATGGAGGCAAACTGGCAAAGATTGTTGATGTTCCCTTAGTGGCTGCTATAAATGATATGCAGAAGGTTGAGGATGTACATTTAATTGTTGTTCATATGCTGATGCAATATCTCTGCAGGGTATTACATATCAGATAG
- a CDS encoding DUF5989 family protein, whose protein sequence is MSKLSILSEFWDFLRVRKKWWLAPIVIFMILLGALIIFSEGSALAPFIYTLF, encoded by the coding sequence ATGAGCAAATTATCTATCTTGTCAGAATTCTGGGATTTCTTGAGAGTTAGAAAAAAATGGTGGCTGGCACCAATAGTTATATTCATGATCTTACTGGGAGCTTTAATAATATTCTCAGAAGGTTCAGCGCTGGCACCTTTTATCTATACCCTGTTTTAG
- a CDS encoding glycosyltransferase family 39 protein — MSNKIAKKSLPLTEIKQDRMVLFLSGFILFCGIIYSFYLGDKIQFWDEQAYFTIAKNIISTHSYTLDGENPTAYWPPGYPIFLSLFISLGASLIQLRIVNFIAFCFSIYLLYNIAKKLSSPSAGLISVVIVICYPVLFYTAGTLYSQTFGTTLFMLILFILFQAETTSVKPFLLVGLLFGYLILTAPTFLFSLFIVSFWVLIFKKERRIRSSIIILFAAFFVIFLWSARNYSVFNSFVLISTSSGSALIQGNSEHTLPNSGPTKEDLLKYYDASRGMNETEANSYLTSKAVEFIKNNKSKTLKLYFLKTLNYFNYHNEYSGKLGTYTSRFKDIIMLFTYWPLLFIFFLRIIFLKHFNISKYELLLIVLYLSQAFFLGIFLTRIRYRLPFDLLLIAIVAIFIYNLISTRKQTSS; from the coding sequence ATGTCAAACAAAATTGCAAAGAAATCATTACCACTTACAGAAATAAAGCAAGACCGTATGGTTCTGTTTTTATCCGGTTTCATTCTCTTTTGTGGAATAATTTATTCATTTTACCTTGGTGATAAGATACAATTCTGGGATGAACAAGCTTATTTCACAATAGCAAAGAATATTATTTCGACACATAGTTACACATTAGATGGTGAAAATCCCACCGCATACTGGCCACCTGGATACCCGATTTTTCTTTCTCTCTTCATATCACTTGGTGCATCACTAATCCAGCTTCGTATTGTAAATTTTATTGCATTTTGTTTTTCCATTTATCTGCTTTATAATATAGCAAAGAAATTATCCTCTCCATCAGCAGGTTTGATCAGCGTTGTCATTGTAATATGCTACCCTGTACTTTTTTACACTGCAGGAACTCTCTATTCACAGACCTTCGGAACCACTTTATTTATGCTGATTTTATTTATCCTATTTCAGGCCGAAACAACCTCAGTAAAACCCTTTCTTCTGGTTGGTCTTCTTTTCGGGTATCTTATACTTACTGCCCCGACTTTCCTTTTTTCCTTGTTCATTGTTTCTTTTTGGGTCTTGATTTTCAAGAAAGAAAGAAGAATAAGAAGTTCCATCATCATTCTTTTTGCAGCATTCTTCGTTATATTCCTTTGGTCTGCAAGGAACTATTCAGTCTTTAACTCTTTTGTCCTTATCTCAACCTCATCAGGAAGCGCTTTAATTCAGGGCAACTCTGAACATACTCTTCCGAATTCAGGACCAACAAAGGAGGATCTTTTAAAATACTATGACGCGTCACGGGGAATGAACGAAACTGAAGCAAACTCATACTTGACTTCAAAAGCCGTTGAGTTTATTAAAAATAATAAATCAAAAACATTAAAACTTTATTTCTTAAAAACACTGAACTACTTTAATTATCATAATGAATATTCTGGAAAACTAGGGACTTATACAAGCAGGTTCAAAGATATAATCATGCTCTTTACATACTGGCCATTATTGTTTATTTTTTTTCTTAGAATAATCTTTCTAAAACACTTCAATATCTCCAAGTATGAGCTTTTGCTTATTGTTCTTTATTTATCTCAAGCCTTTTTTTTAGGGATTTTTTTAACAAGGATTCGTTACAGGCTTCCATTTGACCTTTTATTAATTGCTATCGTTGCTATATTTATATACAATCTTATCAGCACACGAAAACAGACATCATCATAA
- a CDS encoding polysaccharide deacetylase family protein: protein MKCIFSVDVEDWFHILDLPSTPAIEEWGGLPSRVEKNFMRLLDIFSEKNVHVTCFFLGWVAERFPHLVKEAGSRGHEIASHGYSHTLVYKMTEQDFFHDAVKAKDIIENISGQSVLGYRSPGFSTTERTPWFFDKLIEAGYRYDSSVFPASRGHGGLKSACFSPYLVTRGEYSIMEFPITVTKLFGKPFCFFGGGYLRLSPYYLLRRMTLKTLKEERPVIFYIHPREIDEGQPRLPMNLKRRFKSYVNLKTTQDKIHKILEDFEVTTFQRFMDGYTFAGR, encoded by the coding sequence ATGAAATGTATATTTTCAGTCGATGTTGAGGATTGGTTTCATATATTAGACTTGCCGTCAACACCCGCAATAGAGGAGTGGGGTGGGCTGCCATCCCGCGTGGAAAAAAATTTTATGAGACTCCTCGATATTTTCAGTGAAAAAAATGTTCATGTCACATGTTTTTTTCTTGGATGGGTTGCTGAGAGATTTCCTCACTTGGTAAAAGAGGCTGGAAGCAGGGGTCATGAAATAGCTTCTCATGGATATTCTCATACCTTGGTATATAAAATGACAGAACAGGATTTCTTTCACGATGCCGTCAAGGCAAAAGACATAATTGAGAACATATCTGGTCAATCTGTTCTTGGATACCGCTCTCCCGGCTTTTCCACAACTGAAAGAACTCCTTGGTTTTTTGATAAACTCATTGAAGCAGGATACCGTTATGACTCATCCGTATTTCCTGCTTCCAGGGGGCATGGCGGGTTAAAGTCGGCATGCTTCTCTCCGTATTTAGTAACTCGTGGGGAGTATAGTATTATGGAATTTCCCATAACCGTAACTAAATTATTTGGGAAACCATTTTGCTTTTTTGGCGGAGGCTATCTCAGGCTTTCACCCTATTATCTTCTGAGGAGAATGACCCTAAAAACACTGAAAGAGGAGAGGCCCGTTATTTTTTATATACATCCAAGGGAGATTGACGAGGGCCAACCTCGCCTGCCTATGAATTTAAAGAGAAGATTCAAGTCCTACGTTAACCTGAAAACGACACAGGATAAGATACATAAAATACTTGAAGATTTTGAGGTTACAACATTTCAGCGATTTATGGATGGCTATACTTTTGCAGGGAGATAA
- a CDS encoding carbamoyltransferase translates to MNILGISAFYHDSAACLVQDGKIISAAQEERFTRKKHDFSFPINSIEFCLSNSGLSPSDIDFVAFYDKPFLKFERILETYLSYAPFGLNSFIKAAPLWIKQKLWTKELIKDDLGYNGKILFTEHHESHASAAFFPSPFQEAAFITMDGVGEWATTSFGIGKDNNINILSEIHFPHSLGLLYSAFTYYTGFKVNSGEYKVMGLAPYGEPKYKDLILTELMDLKEDGSFRMNMEYFDYCVGLTMTNRKFDKLFGSPPRKSETALTQREMDLASSVQEVTEEVMMRMTRHVHKVTGQKNLCLAGGVALNCVGNGRILREGPFENIWIQPAAGDAGNALGTALFVWYQYLENSRKADGKKDFQQGSYLGPEFDKESLANYLKRENIPYTELKDEELPEKIADLIASENVVGWFEGRMEFGPRALGARSIIGDARSSKMQEIMNLKIKFRESFRPFAPSVIKEKVSDYFELDSESPYMLLVAPVKKDIRREMTDNEQKLFGMEKLHVVRSSLPAITHVDYSARVQTVDKDTNPLYHKMISKLGEKHGCYAIINTSFNVRGEPIVCSPEDAYRCFMRTNMDYLIMGNFLLAKNDQKPLDKDTEWQKEFELD, encoded by the coding sequence ATGAATATACTTGGCATATCAGCATTTTATCATGACAGTGCCGCTTGCCTGGTGCAGGATGGCAAAATCATCTCCGCAGCTCAGGAAGAACGATTTACCCGAAAAAAACATGATTTTTCCTTTCCAATTAATTCAATTGAATTCTGCTTAAGCAATAGCGGGCTTTCGCCAAGCGATATTGATTTTGTAGCCTTTTATGACAAACCATTCTTAAAGTTTGAAAGGATACTTGAGACATACCTCTCTTATGCGCCTTTTGGCCTTAATTCCTTTATTAAAGCCGCCCCTCTATGGATAAAGCAAAAACTATGGACTAAAGAACTGATAAAAGATGATCTTGGGTATAATGGAAAAATATTATTTACTGAGCATCACGAATCACACGCATCAGCTGCATTTTTCCCCTCCCCTTTTCAGGAAGCAGCATTTATCACAATGGATGGAGTGGGGGAATGGGCAACAACAAGTTTTGGCATAGGCAAAGACAATAATATAAATATTCTATCTGAGATCCACTTCCCCCATTCTCTCGGACTTCTCTATTCAGCCTTTACTTACTACACCGGATTTAAGGTCAATTCAGGCGAATATAAAGTTATGGGATTAGCTCCTTATGGTGAACCTAAATACAAGGACCTGATACTTACTGAGCTGATGGATCTGAAAGAAGACGGCTCTTTCAGAATGAATATGGAATATTTCGACTATTGCGTCGGCCTGACAATGACAAACAGAAAATTCGATAAACTCTTTGGATCTCCCCCTAGAAAATCTGAAACAGCCCTGACACAAAGAGAAATGGACCTGGCAAGTTCTGTGCAGGAAGTGACCGAAGAGGTAATGATGCGTATGACACGCCATGTCCATAAAGTTACAGGGCAGAAAAACCTCTGCCTTGCAGGCGGAGTCGCTCTTAATTGCGTTGGCAACGGCAGGATCTTACGCGAAGGCCCATTTGAAAATATCTGGATACAACCGGCTGCAGGTGACGCCGGCAATGCTCTCGGGACTGCACTTTTTGTCTGGTACCAGTATTTGGAGAACAGCAGAAAGGCTGACGGGAAAAAAGATTTTCAGCAAGGCTCATATCTTGGCCCGGAATTTGATAAAGAATCTCTCGCAAATTACCTCAAACGTGAAAACATTCCATATACAGAATTAAAAGACGAGGAACTGCCGGAAAAGATAGCAGATCTTATAGCAAGTGAAAATGTAGTAGGATGGTTTGAAGGGAGGATGGAGTTTGGCCCAAGAGCCCTCGGCGCCCGCTCTATCATCGGTGATGCGAGATCATCCAAGATGCAGGAGATAATGAATTTAAAGATCAAATTCCGTGAAAGCTTCAGACCATTCGCACCTTCTGTTATAAAGGAAAAAGTTTCAGACTATTTCGAATTAGACAGTGAAAGCCCTTACATGCTTTTAGTAGCACCGGTGAAAAAGGATATACGCCGTGAGATGACTGACAACGAGCAGAAACTTTTCGGCATGGAAAAATTACATGTTGTCCGTTCAAGCTTACCTGCTATAACACATGTTGACTATTCAGCCAGAGTTCAGACAGTAGACAAAGATACTAACCCCTTATATCATAAAATGATCTCAAAGCTGGGTGAAAAACACGGATGCTATGCAATCATCAATACATCTTTTAATGTAAGAGGAGAGCCCATTGTATGTTCTCCTGAAGATGCATATCGCTGTTTTATGCGGACCAATATGGATTACCTGATAATGGGCAACTTTCTCCTGGCTAAAAATGACCAGAAACCATTGGATAAAGATACTGAATGGCAGAAAGAGTTCGAACTGGATTAA
- a CDS encoding glycosyltransferase family 2 protein: MKIFTVIPAYNEAKHISDVIRQIPGEIHKIIVVDDCSKDNTYETVSSLKDKRIELIRHESNTGVGGAMVTGYRYALKEGADIIIKIDGDGQMDPKLIPDIISPIKNGEADYTKGARFLDIETIRQMPTVRLVGNIILSFLTKIVSGYWDIIDPTSGFTAIHREALSRLNLNKINHGFFFESDMLINLYKIKAVVQDIQIPTQYGTEQSHLSLLEVSMTFPFFLISSLVKRILWRYFIADFTAVSLFLFSGSLLFIFGFVFGLYNWIINAVASVPTPTGTVMISVVTLIFGFQLLLQALVLDINNVPKVPLQIKGKALSRNSK; the protein is encoded by the coding sequence ATGAAAATTTTTACCGTAATACCAGCATACAACGAGGCTAAACACATCTCTGATGTTATCAGACAGATACCTGGAGAAATACACAAAATAATTGTTGTCGATGATTGCAGCAAAGACAACACCTATGAAACCGTATCCTCACTGAAGGACAAAAGAATAGAATTAATCAGGCATGAGAGCAATACCGGTGTTGGCGGTGCTATGGTCACAGGATACAGATATGCACTCAAAGAAGGGGCCGATATTATTATAAAAATAGACGGGGACGGACAGATGGACCCCAAACTAATCCCTGATATTATCTCTCCAATAAAAAATGGTGAGGCCGATTACACTAAAGGGGCCCGCTTCCTCGATATCGAAACTATTAGGCAGATGCCCACGGTTAGGCTTGTCGGTAATATCATTCTGTCATTCCTTACTAAAATTGTATCAGGTTATTGGGATATTATTGATCCTACAAGCGGTTTTACAGCTATCCACAGAGAAGCGCTCTCTCGCCTTAATCTGAATAAGATAAACCATGGGTTTTTCTTTGAGTCTGATATGCTTATCAATCTATATAAAATTAAGGCAGTTGTTCAAGACATACAAATACCGACTCAATACGGCACCGAGCAAAGCCATCTGAGTTTATTAGAAGTATCCATGACATTCCCATTTTTCCTGATAAGTTCTTTAGTTAAGAGAATATTATGGAGATATTTTATTGCTGATTTTACCGCAGTCTCACTTTTTCTTTTTTCAGGCTCTTTACTTTTTATCTTTGGTTTTGTCTTCGGCCTTTATAACTGGATTATAAATGCTGTTGCTTCTGTCCCCACTCCTACCGGCACTGTTATGATCTCCGTTGTAACCCTAATATTCGGTTTTCAATTGTTATTGCAGGCTTTAGTCTTAGATATTAACAACGTCCCCAAGGTTCCTTTACAGATAAAGGGTAAAGCTCTCAGCAGAAATTCAAAATAG
- a CDS encoding methyltransferase domain-containing protein — MLKRSPQKKLKDFLSFPIRAFTLIDKDKIGFSSLASERFDYVSSEVTGYCLDVGCGRHNRFINEYLNGNGVGIDVYQYEGLSDEHILKDPTSFPFDASTFDSVTFIANINHIPRHLRDIELSEAYRCLKPGGNIIVTMGNPLAELLTHKVVEYYDKLLGTKFDLDSERGMQEGEEYYLRDKEIIPRLKKAGFIHITKKYFGTQWCLNHLFVAWKKPT; from the coding sequence ATGCTCAAGAGATCACCACAAAAAAAGCTCAAAGACTTTTTGTCTTTTCCAATTCGAGCCTTTACTCTTATTGATAAAGATAAAATAGGGTTTTCCTCACTTGCTTCTGAACGCTTTGATTATGTGAGTTCTGAAGTAACCGGATACTGTCTTGATGTGGGTTGTGGCAGACATAATAGATTTATAAATGAGTACCTGAACGGAAATGGAGTGGGAATAGATGTTTATCAGTACGAAGGACTTTCTGATGAGCATATATTGAAAGACCCTACCAGCTTCCCTTTTGATGCCAGCACATTTGATTCTGTTACCTTCATTGCAAATATTAATCATATACCAAGACACCTGCGAGACATTGAACTTTCTGAAGCATATCGCTGCCTAAAACCAGGTGGTAATATTATTGTGACTATGGGGAACCCGCTTGCTGAATTATTAACACACAAGGTGGTCGAATATTATGACAAGTTATTGGGGACAAAGTTTGACCTTGATTCAGAACGCGGCATGCAGGAAGGTGAGGAATATTATCTGAGAGATAAAGAAATTATTCCAAGACTCAAAAAGGCCGGTTTTATTCATATTACAAAGAAGTATTTTGGGACACAATGGTGCCTCAACCATCTTTTTGTGGCTTGGAAAAAACCAACCTGA
- a CDS encoding glycosyltransferase family 4 protein — protein sequence MKIVVIGTRGFPEVQGGIESYCEHLYTHMAELGTDITVFTRKPYVNPEVTTYQGVSLVAVDCPKSKYFENIVHSIRSIFKARRLQPDIVHIYSSYIFAPLVKMLGIKVVINVMCQSYKHKKWGFFANLFLRINEALGVKFADSVIAISEPIKSALEEQYHKPVVFIPNGVYMPELSVTDEILPELGLSRQKYILSVGRFVEGKGFDDLIEAFIGADSKDWKLVIVGRADHESSYSRGLEEMAKENENIILTGFISRKHLQELYSYAGLFVLPSYDEGMPTVLLEAMSYGLSCLVTDISANKNLGLQGDRFFKAGDTNKLSERIVECINVPISQDEMKAQIKMVAERYSWSNIASETLKVYKKVLSER from the coding sequence ATGAAAATTGTAGTAATCGGCACGCGCGGGTTTCCTGAAGTTCAGGGAGGTATTGAAAGTTATTGTGAGCATTTATATACCCATATGGCTGAACTTGGAACGGATATAACGGTCTTTACAAGGAAACCATATGTTAACCCTGAGGTTACCACATATCAAGGGGTTTCATTGGTTGCTGTTGATTGCCCCAAGAGCAAGTATTTTGAGAATATTGTTCATTCAATCAGGAGTATTTTCAAGGCACGCAGACTTCAGCCTGACATAGTTCATATCTATTCATCTTACATATTTGCGCCGCTCGTAAAGATGCTTGGCATCAAGGTTGTAATAAATGTTATGTGCCAGAGCTATAAACATAAGAAATGGGGGTTCTTTGCTAACCTTTTCTTAAGAATTAACGAGGCACTGGGTGTTAAGTTTGCGGATAGTGTCATTGCTATATCTGAACCTATAAAATCTGCTTTAGAAGAGCAGTATCATAAGCCTGTGGTCTTTATCCCAAATGGCGTTTATATGCCTGAGCTTTCTGTTACTGATGAAATATTGCCTGAACTTGGCTTGAGCAGACAAAAATATATTCTTTCAGTAGGCAGATTTGTAGAGGGGAAAGGATTTGATGATTTGATAGAGGCTTTTATTGGTGCAGATAGCAAAGACTGGAAGCTTGTTATAGTTGGACGTGCGGATCATGAAAGTAGCTATAGCAGGGGTCTGGAAGAAATGGCGAAAGAGAATGAAAATATTATTTTAACAGGCTTCATATCTCGCAAACATCTGCAGGAACTCTATAGCTATGCCGGTCTTTTCGTTTTGCCATCGTATGATGAGGGCATGCCAACTGTTTTGCTTGAGGCAATGAGTTATGGTTTGTCTTGTCTGGTAACTGATATATCTGCAAACAAAAACCTGGGCCTGCAAGGTGACAGATTTTTTAAAGCTGGGGATACTAATAAACTTAGTGAGAGGATTGTGGAGTGCATTAATGTCCCAATCTCTCAGGATGAAATGAAAGCACAGATTAAAATGGTTGCTGAGAGGTATAGCTGGAGTAATATAGCCTCTGAGACACTTAAGGTTTATAAAAAGGTTTTATCTGAACGCTAA
- a CDS encoding SxtJ family membrane protein, with product MLKEDIKNIRSETTDLRKFGLTVGIVFGIFGGLLFWRGKDYYVYFLTLAACLILSGLLAPAILKPIQKAWMGMAVTMGWFMTRVILAILYFLVFTPIRLIAGLFGKHFLDKKFHTDAESYWITKEQTTLEKNRYEKQF from the coding sequence ATGCTTAAAGAAGATATCAAAAATATCAGGAGTGAAACAACCGACCTGAGGAAGTTCGGTTTGACTGTCGGGATTGTCTTCGGAATTTTTGGAGGATTACTATTCTGGCGCGGGAAAGACTATTATGTTTATTTTCTGACCCTTGCAGCTTGCCTTATCCTTTCAGGTTTACTTGCTCCAGCCATATTAAAACCAATACAGAAAGCATGGATGGGCATGGCAGTTACTATGGGCTGGTTCATGACAAGAGTGATTCTCGCTATCCTGTATTTCCTTGTCTTTACCCCGATAAGACTTATCGCCGGTCTCTTTGGAAAACATTTTCTTGATAAGAAATTTCATACTGACGCTGAGAGTTACTGGATTACAAAGGAACAAACAACCTTAGAGAAAAATAGATATGAAAAACAGTTCTGA
- a CDS encoding class I SAM-dependent methyltransferase, with product MPINRTSDFFDMYAHGFNAIYGNKNNLLNNFINNIFRKSMKIRFVKVIEGCEPVEGKSVMDIGCGPGHIGISLAKNGAGYVFGIDFAEGMIELAKENAKLAGVEQRCEFILGDFMLTDIENKFDYSIVMGVMDYIAEPAEFIEKVLSVTRSKAFFSFPEDGGVLAWQRKLRYKKRCDLVMYKRESLNELFSGFKCKDVSIEKISRDFFVTAFME from the coding sequence ATGCCAATAAATAGAACATCTGATTTTTTCGATATGTATGCTCATGGGTTCAATGCTATTTACGGCAATAAAAATAATCTTCTAAATAATTTTATAAATAATATATTCAGAAAGAGTATGAAGATAAGATTTGTAAAGGTTATTGAAGGTTGCGAACCGGTTGAAGGGAAAAGTGTTATGGATATAGGTTGTGGCCCAGGTCATATTGGTATATCACTGGCCAAGAATGGAGCTGGCTATGTATTTGGAATAGACTTTGCCGAGGGAATGATTGAATTAGCAAAAGAGAATGCAAAATTGGCTGGTGTGGAACAGAGATGTGAATTTATTTTAGGTGATTTTATGCTGACTGATATTGAAAATAAGTTTGACTATTCAATCGTCATGGGCGTTATGGATTATATAGCGGAACCGGCTGAATTTATAGAAAAAGTGCTATCAGTGACAAGATCAAAGGCGTTCTTCAGTTTTCCTGAGGATGGTGGCGTATTGGCTTGGCAGCGCAAGCTGAGGTATAAAAAGAGATGTGATCTTGTTATGTACAAAAGAGAGAGTTTGAACGAGCTTTTCTCAGGTTTTAAATGTAAAGATGTGAGTATCGAAAAGATCAGCCGTGATTTTTTTGTTACAGCTTTTATGGAATGA